A window of Pseudoliparis swirei isolate HS2019 ecotype Mariana Trench chromosome 2, NWPU_hadal_v1, whole genome shotgun sequence genomic DNA:
GTAACGCCCCCCAAAGACCCTACCCCaaaaaagacctgcagcagctcatgcATTCATCCACAAGGTGCTGGTAACCTGATGCATGAGCGGTTGCCTGCCGTACGCAAAGTACATGAACCCGAAGAGTCAAAGGAGCAACAACATTTTGTGTTTAGTGGGAGACTTCAGTCTCCCAAGGGGGAATGTggtggttaaaatgtttcaaattgggtgcttccacaacatatatatatagcatgtgTTCAACTTttccattgtgttatattaggcttaaattacatctaccaagatgattgagagggcacacacagctctctctctgaGACAAGGTTCAAGAACGCcagacatagacagacacagcggccttgtgctgctccagtattaaccggtagagaggagactctCTCTTGTATAACAgtgtttaattcaattcaattcagtttatttatatagcccaatatcacaaattacacactcccctcagagggctttacaatctgtacacattgacatccctgacctttaacctcacatcggatcaggaacaactcccaagaaatagagaaaaacctttcaggggtaaaaaggtcagaacccttcagGACAGCAAGAGAGGATGACCCCTCTCCAGAATAGACAgaagaacagatgtcatgtgaccagacattcaatgaatatgacatacattatgaataatgagtaatgTTAGTAACATTTGTGACTGTTCTAAATATGCTCTGAGATTTGTTGtgatatcaatatatttatttatttactttttttgtagCAAGATTCCATCAAAGCGAGCCAGCTATCTTGGGTCATCAGAAGAAATAAAGGTAAAGTTGAAATGACCTTTGACTCTGACATTTTGTGTTGTATGTGCTACCTCTACATTGTCGACATTTCTCTTTTGAAATTAAACAATTACGTCACCTTCTATTTTAGTGTCAGGAGGATGTGCCAGGAGGAGCATGCAAGCCCTATCCATTCGATAGATATGATGCTACATACAGATACATAGAAGGTGACATTCTTGATGTTACAGAATCAGGCGCCTCAGACTTAATTGAACCCTGCCATGAATATAAAGCCTTTAACAATACATTAGATGGCCCTACAATGACCAGGTCAGGTGAAGAGGTTATCCGCTTTGCAGCTGCCTGCATGAACAGCTGCACCAATGGCACGATTCATTTTGGAATAGGAGACGAGCTAAACTTCAAACACGGTCAAGTGTTAGGAGTGGTTGTTCAGGACAGAGAGGCTTATGCAAAGAAAATACACTCTGCTCTTGATCATTTTGAGCAGAAACACAGAACGATTGCTCGTCATTGCATCAGACCTCCTAGATTTGTTGGGGTTCTCAATAGGAATGATACATTATCTGAAAGATATGTAATAGAAGTGGACATAGTACCTGACTCTACGATGTGTGGAGACAACATCTTCCACACCTTCAACTTGAAAAAAGGCAAgaaaaaaggtgaaaaaaaaatatttttccgagACGGTGGTAGCAGCAGGGATCTGCTCGCACCAACCACATCTGCCAAACCGATGGTAGAGTACAACCAGTTTGTTGCCGATAAGCCACAGCTAGTACAACTCCGAAAACAAGCTGAAGAGAAGCACAATGTGATGACCACAGAAGGTCGACTCGCAAGTGAAACCCCAAGACTGGAAGAGATTACTAGCCAGgtacataaaaaaagaagcagaagttTAGTCATTGAGAGCAAAGGAATCTCATATTTCGCCGACACCTCAGAACAAAATCTCAAGCATGAGTTCAAGAATGCCATTGCGAACTACAAGGAAGAACCTGTAAGTCCTGAACGATTGGAAACGTTTCTTAAAATGGCTCGGTCACCCTTTCAGGAAACACAGAGCCTCGCAAAGAAGGAGTCAAGTCAGCGAGTATGGCCCTTTAAAATCCTCAAACAGTTTAAGGAAGTACTCTGAAACTTCAGATTCATGAATCATAAACTGATGATTGAACTACAATAGTTGATGACCTTTGTCATTATCTGTTATGATGTGATCATTGTGTTTTTGCATTACCTTTTTAATAAACATGAACTGCAACATAACCACCTGAGAAGTTATTTAAATTGCAATACACTATGTGCTTAGTTAAACAAAtaccacacacattaatatgtaTACTACAGTACTAAATTGTGTCAAGTTATAGCGTCCAGTTAAGGAGGTATTACCTGTTTCACACACAGTGGGGCGCCACAACCTCAGAGGTGATGAAACCTGTGTGTTTTATCCCTGTCATACAACAAAAGCTAAACAATAGTTGCCTCAGACCAATAAACAAGATGAAAACATCTTGAAAATCTATTTAAACCTAAATTAATTTAGTATTTTGTTCCCCAATTGCGTAACATGTATCAAACAGCATTATTATGCaacttatttacatatatggCAGACACAGATATGAGGGATATAGTTttatgtcctgaacacaacaagTATGTTTAGACCAAAAGCTGTGGTGCAAAAAGCAGTTCACAGGACGCCACGACATTGTAAAATCCCCTCGTTCACGGTGCAGAGCAGCAACAGACAGACGGCGAGAGGTGAACtcgagggtggaggaggaggaggaggatggtgcTTTAGCGCTGTACCTGAGTTACACTAAGAGCAGTGAGTGGTTTTCCTCCAGTCATTTTATAAGGACACAGAACCAAAGACATGTATGGCACTCATCCATGGAGGGTATCATTAATACACTGAGAGGCGGTTACTATGCTAACCAACTTAGCTATCAGGCCATTGGTTAAGGTCCTTTGATTAGACAGTAATGAGCAACTTCATCGACATTTCCAGATGTACATTGACCAAATTCCAGTGGTTCAAGAAAATGATGTAGAATAGAAGAGAAGTCGTTCCTCTAAATAGAGAACATCCCATTTTGAAGTCcctagccgtttctcaattcaaagtacactaaGTACAGACTTGAGTtattttggagtctggtcttgggagtttggtcttgggagtccagattGCGAAggacgggagaacgggaggacggtctttctaagattggaacagcagctttcTTGATGACGTccccacatcagctgttcttgctcatgagtttactccaattattcactgtaaattattttttacagtcaaacaaaatatgacaaccctgcctttttcattatcctttaaatataattattttattttgaattgtgtttgtgatatatatatatatatttatttatatacacaaaattcaaaataaaataatcatacacatataattgtatatatatagtgtaaaaaataaaaacatatatatatatttaataaatatttagattatatataaatatgtgtatatatagaatgaatatgtgtatatatatataataaatatgttatatacatacatatatatttttgtatatatatatttgtgtttatatatatttgtatgtgtatatagttatattatacatgtaattgcaaacaattcggttaaaagtaaaaagaaaccGCTATAGTTCAACATTgaggtttaattaaaatattaagttatgaatcttaaccctcagtcaaactgatttaacatTATCTGTgactaaataataaactctttgtgctcgttagatcctacaaaccgaattatatctcatgtttaaccgctacggagacatcagagccagcggagcatttaaaaaagtcctgccgagatcaggctgctatatatatatatatatatatattagggctgtgaaacgattacaatttttaatcggattaatcacaggtttttgtggattaatcatgattaatcacatattaccaatattctcggtatattttgtgagaacatagagatttatgacaaaagacggatatatacatttatacattcttctatacaatggtgctgcaactcagcagttatttagcagttttcttccatatggaacattaatacatcttcatcctaaacagaatgtttaaccctcctgttacctttcgggtcaatttgaccccattcaatgtttaatgtcggtgttctttggggtcaatttgaccccaggctgtttttcactgtgtcaaacatatcagaaatatcaacttttttatttatttaaagggctatttaggtagtcaacaaacaaacataaagtacctcacacttaaacttgggaagcaatattaattctaataattttctggaggttttaattgctggggtcaaattgaccccgagggtaaaatatgttcgtaaatgtaaaggtaacaggagggttaaacagagcatttttctcttgtttgtcaaccattaactccaccatgacacaatctaaaggtggacagattgacaagtgactttttttttgctcggtcccgatgcgcgcgcacggagctctgtggcgcgcgagacggagatcgataagtgttaacgcaacgcgaagagacagaaatgacatgctgctgtggagatacgatcaacaacagacgtttagtttaataaaagaacaaagacgtgctctagagaacatgtcagggggcgggccaatctttttaatgtcatgcgatctaccgacactacgccgcgatcgactggcaggtcgcgatcgacgtgttgagaccctgatctacaggaagtaaaagtcgtaacaaggtttccggaggtgaacctgcggaaggatcattaccgatgaacagaccgtctgcatgagagcggacagagttcagattgaagtggtgtattggaagctcattttgcaagcactaatatatatatatatacagtattgctgtcaaacctcccggcaatatctgaaccacttcccgaagcagtcacgtggtacagccgggcagcgaggcttcggacgtcatcatttttggctcctcccctaaatgaagcaagcctcgatacgtgcttcgaggaaacgccccctccattaatcgacacacgcttcgaagcgtcggcacatctcgtaacaacactaccacCACATGGATTCGGCAATATATGATACTCGTAAGATGGTGAGGCCTCATGTTAAACTCAAGTCACCAGCTGCAGGTAAAGGTAACTGACCCCAGACAAGTAACACGCTGTGGTTAGTTTCTTTAAAATGCCTCATGGCACCAACATCCTCCTTGTTCCATTGATCAGTGATGAACGCTTgtatacactcaaagaaatgactcattggatgaactcaattaaattgttggcaggttttccatccaataattatatgcaactccaactcaaatttagcacatcagtgcaataaaatgtaattaagttagtctaactcatttgtatcaaatacatctaaaataaaataacgatattcattaaattaaattaatttgtgtttgtccaactcaaaatatgcacaccatctaacctaaataaatctaataaatgaaagtattcatacattttgtgtttcacccattaaatataaatatctatttttgtaattgatttatttaaatgtatcaaacaatatttaaatgtgtcaactCGAAGAAGGGTTTGAATcgtgtttgtgagtgtaacctaaataaatcaaataaatgaaagtattcatatattttgtgttacacccattcaatataaatatcttcgttttgtaattgatttatttaaatgtatcaaacaatatttaaatgtgtcacctctaagaagggcttgaatcgtttttttagtGTAGGATTACAGGCCTGTATGGTTACGGGAAAAAACACACTAAAATATATGTTTGCGAACGCTGTTCTTTTTTTCCCGAAGCCTCGTCATTCCTCCGTCTCTCAGCTGCACTCAGCTCCTCAAACTGTAGCTCCAGTTGGCATTTCTACGACATAATTACAGTGTTATGGATGTGAAAACACTCGTTCAGCCACAGCAGCTTTTAAGTAGTGGCATCGGAATTTTTGTATCCCTCTCGTATCGTATTCAGCAGACAGAAAgtttctggatcgtggtccatgcctactacttaTTCATAATGTCTGTCATGTTCATTGAATGTGTATGTAACtcggttcatctggtcacatgacatctattattctgtccatcctggagagggatccactgcttttgctctcctgaagggttcttcccttttttcctgtgaaagtttttttggggggagtttttcctgaaccgATGTCCAGGCTGATGGGCCACTCGGCCGTGGCCTACAAGGACAGTATGCTGATCTTTGGGGGAGGCGAGAGCCAGAACTGTCCAAAGAACTGCCTGTGGAGGTACAACTTCACCACGCAGAGCTGGGGGCAGGTGGCCACGGTCCCGGGCTCCAACCCCCCAGACAAGATCCACCACTGCTGTGCCGGGCTCGGTCCCAGCTAcaagtccagcagcagcagcagcagctccagctcaGGAATCCAACCGGGCCTTCTGGGAGGGAAACTGAGGCACTTCAAGAACAAGTGCTTCCCCGCCCCGCTCACGTTCCTGGGCTCAGAGGGCGCCATCGAGCTGGAGACCTTCAGCCCGGACAGATGCTACGGAGGCACAACACTGGCCCCGCCCTCCAGTCCGGACCACAGCACAGAGGGCTCGATGGGGACGGACGCTCAGCGGACTGGAAACTGTCTGACCTTTGAGAACAAGTCGTTCAGGACCCAGTGGAGTCCTacggaggagctgctggacgaggAGGACCACGATGTGGCCCAGCATCTGCCCgatctgctgctggtgctggggGGGAGACCATGGACCAGACACAGTCCCATCTCCATCTGGCAAATGACTCTGATGGACTCCTAACAGAACCTCTTGTTTTTGAGAGACATGTGCATAGAGAAAGCTTCAGTGTTAGTGTGGCAGCGGGTGTGGTTAAGCGCAGCTGCAGAGTGgatggagcgggggtgtggttcagggagcGGTAAGTGGCCTCAGCTGTGTTCAATTGGGGTTTGTGTTTgtctaagaggaggaggagctgggaaacggggggagagagagagagcagccgggcGTGAAAAGAAGTCTTGACCGGCTGCGAAAAGCAAGAGAATAAGATCCTCACACTGCCCAGCTTCCTTGTGTTGCCTCGTTTGTGCCGCCACGCACACCTGCTACAGTGGAGCCCGACGTGGGGCGGGCACATGGATCAACAGGAGCAGCATGCCGATGGTGGCTCCGGGGCAGATGCTGGCGGGGATCGCGGCCATGCAGCGCGAACAGGCGAAGACACGCTGTCAGTTTCTGAGGGCTCTCCATGACCGGGCTGAGAGGCAGACCTTCGCCTCGCTGCAGATCGCCGCCCGGTCAGCGGCAGCTCCGCCGGACGGGGGTGTTCCTACACAGGATGACCGCAGCGGATGACTCGCAGTCCTTCCTGGACTCCTTCCAGGCTACAGCGGGGGCGTGTGGCTGGCCGGCGGCCGAGTGGGTAGTCTGGCTCCTGTCTCTTCAGTAGAGTCGCAGGAAGTAGCCTAGAAGGTGGTCCTGGAGCAGTTGGTGGGCGGGCTGCCCGAACGTCGGCCTGGGTCCGCTGTCACCTTGGCAGAGGACCACCTGGTGGGCACGGGGACAGCGGTCGCTCGCCGGCTACGGCCCGGCCAACACCCGGCCCAACGGGGAGGCTACCTCCGCGGCTCCCGGCACCGTTCCCTGAAACCCGAGTCTGCTGTGACAGGCGGCTCTTCATTGCCACCAAAAGTCTGTGATATATTTCAGCTTCATGAGCTTTTATCTAAACTGCCATCATGGAGCTGATGGTGCCTGTAATAAACCATGTATTACACACGATGACGCCAGAGCGCACTGTGGCCATTCTGTCCAACCTGAGAGACGGAATAACGCTCTGGAGGGACATTTCTGAATAGAAATCTGAATTAAGGTGTTCTCACATGATGTGATTTAAATTTCAAGCTTTCATCTTTTCATCAAAAATGGTAAATCGGCATTGATGCAATGCAAACATGATTCTTACTGAAGACTAATGTGTGAGACTTATTAAAACAAACATTCCTTTCAGGAACACATCTCGAAATGTTCTTTGTCTATCTGAAACTGTTTGGATCAGTGGGAAGTGAGATCCAGAAAAGGCACCTGCAATGACCACTTCCTGGTCCTTAATCTAAAACAAATACGGCTGGTTACCATGGACTGtttacacacctacacacacctgtattaATCCACAGCTGAACTCAGTCAGTCAACGGTGGTCAGTATGCCAGCTCTGTGATGGTGCGGTGACCTGCCTCCACCCAATGCCAGCTGGACCTGTACTTGAAGAGATCtattctagtcttccgaccactcaaagctctcTTTAAAACTACATCATTCACCCtttcattacattattatttgtcattaaactgacgcttttatctattcatacaccgtagacgcagctacagggagcagttcagggttaagtgtcttgctcaaggacacatcaactagggcgggcattgaacctccaaccccctgattgagagacggacctgctgaccactgacccacacaTTACTAGGAAATGGAgggttttggtcttttcattttttgacagtaaaaataaactTGCATGACAACTTGGTAACGCTTTCTGTAAGAAATATGATTTCTCCACTAAGTGAAATGTTCAAACCCAAGACTGACTTCTGGCTGCATTGTTTCATCAAATGGAAATTCTCTGAAtgtcagccatgtttcctcaTATTCAGAATAACATATGTGGGATCTTTggaaaaaatcatttaaaataaacttgTGTGGGTCTCAAAATGCCTTGGCTGCAGAGGTTGCCAGACTTCTGCTCGTCAAGGGGGATAAAAGCCCCTTACGTATAAAATAACTATAGTTTAGGAATAACTTAGTCATTTCTAAATAAACTTTAACCACACTGGAGCACATGTCAACATTGTCTTATATCTA
This region includes:
- the LOC130207042 gene encoding sterile alpha motif domain-containing protein 9-like, with translation MESPAERTMPVSWNPQEEDVVPSNRSKIPSKRASYLGSSEEIKCQEDVPGGACKPYPFDRYDATYRYIEGDILDVTESGASDLIEPCHEYKAFNNTLDGPTMTRSGEEVIRFAAACMNSCTNGTIHFGIGDELNFKHGQVLGVVVQDREAYAKKIHSALDHFEQKHRTIARHCIRPPRFVGVLNRNDTLSERYVIEVDIVPDSTMCGDNIFHTFNLKKGKKKGEKKIFFRDGGSSRDLLAPTTSAKPMVEYNQFVADKPQLVQLRKQAEEKHNVMTTEGRLASETPRLEEITSQVHKKRSRSLVIESKGISYFADTSEQNLKHEFKNAIANYKEEPVSPERLETFLKMARSPFQETQSLAKKESSQRVWPFKILKQFKEVL